The Nycticebus coucang isolate mNycCou1 chromosome 5, mNycCou1.pri, whole genome shotgun sequence genome window below encodes:
- the LOC128586090 gene encoding trace amine-associated receptor 2 gives MYLFMAGAILITVFGNLAMIIAISYFKQLHTPTNLLILSMAVTDFLLGFTIMPYSMIRSVENCWYFGLTFCKIHYSFDLMLSITSIFHLCSVAVDRFYAICYPLRYSMKMTIPVIKRLLFLCWSVPGAFAFGVIFSEAYADGIEGYAILVACSSSCPVMFNKLWGTTLFMAGFFTPGSVMVGIYGKIFAVSRKHARAISNLPENQNHQMRKDKKAAKTLGIVMGVFLLCWFPCFFTILLDPFLNFSVPVVLFDALTWFGYFNSTCNPLIYGFFYPWFRRALKYILLGKIFSSHFHNTNLFTQKETE, from the coding sequence atgtatttatttatggcaGGAGCCATACTCATCACAGTATTCGGCAATCTTGCCATGATAATTGCCATTTCCTACTTCAAGCAGCTTCACACACCAACCAACCTCCTCATTCTCTCCATGGCAGTCACTGATTTCCTCCTGGGATTTACCATCATGCCGTACAGTATGATCAGATCAGTGGAGAACTGTTGGTATTTTGGGCTTACATTTTGCAAGATTCATTATAGTTTTGACTTGATGCTTAGCATCACGTCTATTTTCCATCTTTGCTCGGTAGCTGTTGACAGATTTTATGCTATCTGTTACCCATTACGTTATTCCATGAAAATGACAATTCCAGTCATTAAACGGTTGCTCTTTCTCTGCTGGTCCGTCCCCGGAGCATTTGCATTTGGGGTGATCTTCTCGGAGGCCTACGCCGATGGCATAGAGGGCTATGCCATCTTGGTTGCTTGTTCCAGTTCCTGCCCAGTGATGTTCAACAAGCTGTGGGGGACCACCTTGTTTATGGCAGGTTTCTTCACTCCTGGATCTGTGATGGTGGGCATTTATGGCAAAATTTTTGCAGTATCTAGAAAACATGCTCGTGCAATCAGTAATTTGCCAGAAAATCAGAATCATCAaatgaggaaagacaaaaaagcaGCAAAAACGTTAGGAATAGTGATGGGTGTTTTCTTATTGTGTTGGTTTCCTTGTTTCTTCACCATTTTGTTGGATCCCTTTCTAAacttctctgttcctgtcgttcTGTTTGATGCCTTGACATGGTTTGGCTATTTTAACTCTACATGTAATCCCTTAATATATGGTTTCTTCTATCCCTGGTTTCGCAGAGCGCTTAAGTACATTTTGCTAGGTAAAATTTTCAGCTCACATTTCCATAACACTAATTTGTTTACTCAAAAAGAAACGGAATAG